The following are encoded together in the Bos mutus isolate GX-2022 chromosome 3, NWIPB_WYAK_1.1, whole genome shotgun sequence genome:
- the OR6Y1 gene encoding LOW QUALITY PROTEIN: olfactory receptor 6Y1 (The sequence of the model RefSeq protein was modified relative to this genomic sequence to represent the inferred CDS: inserted 1 base in 1 codon) has protein sequence MITKVLEVDNHTVTTHFVLLGFPTRSAFQLLLFFVFLAIYLLTLVENFLIILVIYSDGKLHKPMYFFLSNLSFLEMWYVTVISPKMQIDFLSHDKTISFNGCMTQLYFFVTFVCTEYILLAAMAFDRYVAICNPLQYPLIMTNQLCGTLVAGCWFCGLMTAMIKIVFIARLYYCGTPRINHYFCDISPLLNISCEDSSQAELVDFFLALMVIAVPLCVVVASYPTILTTVLRIPSSQGRHKAFSTCASHLAVVIXFYSTTLFTYARPKLMYAYNSNKMVSMLYTVIVPLLNPVIYCLRNREVKAALRKTLLCKGSEPREDGAVIN, from the exons ATGATTACCAAGGTTCTGGAAGTAGATAACCATACAGTGACAACACATTTTGTTCTTCTGGGATTTCCAACACGGTCAGCCTTCCAGCTACTCCTCTTCTTTGTTTTCCTGGCAATTTACCTTCTGACACTTGTAGAGAACTTTTTAATCATCCTCGTCATTTATAGTGATGGAAAGTTGCACAAGCCCATGTACTTCTTTCTGAGCAACCTCTCTTTCCTGGAGATGTGgtatgtcacagtcatcagcccCAAGATGCAGATAGACTTCCTCAGTCATGACAAGACAATTTCCTTCAATGGTTGCATGACTCAGCTTTACTTCTTTGTGACCTTTGTCTGCACTGAGTACATCCTCCTTGCTGCAATGGCCTTTGACCGCTATGTAGCCATTTGTAACCCACTACAGTACCCACTCATCATGACCAACCAGCTTTGTGGTACACTGGTTGCAGGATGCTGGTTCTGTGGACTCATGACTGCCATGATTAAAATAGTTTTCATAGCCCGACTTTACTACTGTGGCACACCTCGTATCAATCACTACTTTTGTGATATTTCCCCACTCCTCAATATTTCCTGTGAGGACTCCTCACAAGCTGAACTAGTGGATTTCTTCTTGGCCCTCATGGTCATTGCTGTTCCCCTTTGTGTAGTAGTGGCATCTTACCCCACCATTCTCACCACCGTTCTCAGGATCCCTTCTTCTCAGGGACGCCACAAGGCATTTTCCACCTGTGCTTCTCACCTAGCAGTTGTAA CTTTCTATTCCACCACCCTTTTCACTTATGCCCGCCCTAAGCTTATGTATGCCTATAATTCCAACAAAATGGTGTCTATGCTCTACACTGTCATTGTCCCACTCCTCAACCCTGTCATTTACTGCCTGAGAAACCGTGAAGTTAAGGCAGCCCTCAGGAAGACCCTACTTTGCAAAGGCAGTGAACCCAGGGAAGATGGGGCTGTGATTAATTAA